The stretch of DNA CTTACAGCCTATGGCATGTCGAAAGCAGCCATTCGGTTTTTGGCTAAAAACTTGGGGGTGGAATTGGCTGCACATCAGATCACTGTTAATGCCATTTCTCCCGGAGCCACCCTAACTGAAAGGACCATCCAGCAGGACGATGGCGATTTTCAAAGACAATGGGAGCGCATTACACCGACAGCAAAAGTGGCTACAACTGAAGATATTGCCCATACCGCTTTATTTTTATTATCTCCACTATCCAGTCAGGTGACTGGACAAACCATCATTGTTGATGGGGGCTGGACGGCGACGAGCCCTCCACCTATAAACATGCAATCATGAAAAAAGAAGTACGAGCTATTTTCGATATCCAGGCAGAACATGGAGAAGGACCCGTTTGGGATGAAAAGAACCAGCAATTGTACTGGGTGGATATTGGGCAAGGCAAATTTTACACAGGTGACCTTGCCAGCGGAAGGACAGCGGCCTATTCCATTGGTCAGGCGCTGGGGGTCCTGGGCCTCCGGGAAATGGGAGGCATCGTGATGGCTGTCCGCGATGGCTTTGGTTTTTTTGATGAAAAGACGGGGCTTTTTCAATTGATAGAACCTTCTCCTGAGCAGCACAACGCATTGGTGAGGTTCAATGATGGTGCCGTTGATCCTGCCGGGCGCTTCTTTGCAGGGACCATGGCATGGGATGAGGAACAATGTTTAGGAAAACTCTTTCGCTTAGACCCAGACCTAAGCTGGGAGGCGGTAGAAGACCACTTGCATATTCCGAATGGCATGGGTTGGAGTAAGGATTTGAGCACCTATTTCATGATAGACACTATGCAGCAGGCTGTTTTTGCTTATGATTATGATGTGAGTACAGGGGCCATTGCCAATCGACGAAAATTTATTGAATTTCCTAAAGGGGAATTCCCTGATGGCATGTGTATGGATAGCGAAGATGGCTTTTGGATTGCCCTTTGGGGATTAAAGAAAGTCGTTCACTTCGATCATAGC from Saprospiraceae bacterium encodes:
- a CDS encoding SMP-30/gluconolactonase/LRE family protein, coding for MKKEVRAIFDIQAEHGEGPVWDEKNQQLYWVDIGQGKFYTGDLASGRTAAYSIGQALGVLGLREMGGIVMAVRDGFGFFDEKTGLFQLIEPSPEQHNALVRFNDGAVDPAGRFFAGTMAWDEEQCLGKLFRLDPDLSWEAVEDHLHIPNGMGWSKDLSTYFMIDTMQQAVFAYDYDVSTGAIANRRKFIEFPKGEFPDGMCMDSEDGFWIALWGLKKVVHFDHSGKRVAEIIVPALHPTSCCFGGEQMQTLFITSSQRDLTPAQKIAYPLAGRTFVIETDVVGKVEPRFRG